The genomic window AATGTTACCTTGCCTCCAGATCACTCTCTTGTAGATATAGGCTCTGCTTACATACCAGTTTGTTGGACGCGAAACTTCTGACGATCGTTCAAGAAACCCCCTATCTCTTATAGAATTGCCAAGTGATGTTATATGGAGAGACCGTTGtagattaaatatatatgtattgtaaAGTATAATATATGATGTAGATGATATAGATGTTTCCTGGGATCTCAGCCCTCAATAGATAAGATAGAACTGTATGCATTTAGTAAACGGTTGATGGGAGCAAATTACCGAAAAACTGTCTGTTGTTTAATTTGCTTTCGATACCTGCAATAAATTGTTTGGTTctgggtttctttttttttctttttcggaTTTCAGTtcttgttgggtttttttccggGTGGGGGTTAGAGGGGGATGGATGGTTTTGTGGGTGGGGGTGAGGTTATTAGTTTTCTGCGTAATTTATCTCTACATCGATGAACAATTCCACTGCAAACAGTCAAATGGACCAATTTATGTTATACAGCAACACTAACACTGTATGTAAAGGTTACACACTTGTCATTTCACTCTCTACAGAAGATTCCTCTCGTTTTACAGGTTGGGGCGTAAAAAGGGCCTCCTGATGAGTCTGGCCTTACACATCGTCCCCAACATCGCCGTGTCCTTCGTCGGTGACCTTTTGACCTTCATGTGTTTACGGTTTTTGTCGGGAGCGTCAGTAGGCGGCCTGCTGGCTGTGACGTTTACAATGAGTAAGTAAAATGGTCACAGTTTGTAAAttacaatatacaatgtatacattTATCACTGATGTTGTGTAAATCTAGGTAATTTAGTGCCGTTTaaatatgaatgattttttttttggtagcaatatattttactgtaaaaattacagagagagagagagagagagagagagagagagagagagagagagagagagagagagagactatgTCGTCTAACACGGACTTTTCTTTGTGTAGTTATGGAGCTGGTTGGCCCCTCCTACCGGATGATCACGGGGATAGCCATAGAGCTGTTTTGGGCTTTTGGCGCAATCGTTCTGGCTTTACTGGCTTACCTGATCAGGGACTGGAGATACCTCAACCTGGCGGTGTCTGTACCCGCCCTTCTGTTTATACCCTACATCTGGTAAGTGACCCCTGACCCCACTTACtttaaccacccccccccccccccccccaagcctCGGTGGTATAGAACTCATCTGGATATTTATGTAGATGAAAGTATGTAATCAATtagaataaacatttctttttgttgttttagatTGTAGAGTTTTTgatcattagatttatttttaatcgtAAGAGTGTTTTAAGATAATAATTGTAAAGGCCTAGTGGGCTTCAACTCGAttacaattaatttgaaaaaaagaaaagaatggaatcattatttaagtattatgacgtgatcaaatacggtcggggtGATCAAATGCAATAAACCCCAAACATTTTGCAGTCAATCAATGTATTAAGAATAAGAAGAACTATTGTAGAACACATGAAAGCTAAGAATATCAGCAGGACAGCGcacttcataatattcaaagaataattgcttagtacatatatatttatacacatttcagtaattgtacgattaaatgttaaaatactcAATAATGTATTGAACTACACCATACAAAATCGAGTCGCAGTGTTTTCACAGACTAAGACTCCGAAGGATATAAATATTGGGTGTTAAGTATATCTTAAAACTACCattatccaaaaaatcttgaaacgTAGTGTCCTGTGTCTGGAACATGTAAGAAACCCAACATCTGGATAATTTCACCGGATAATTAGATAGATGATCTCATAGTCTTAGGCTAAATGGATGGCTATAAATAATGGGAATAAGTACGTATATATGTCTAATAGGGTTAACCTGACTCgttaaaatatgtatatgtaaactgTGTGAGTATCACAAGATTACTCAACATCACTGTCCAGAAATGAGTACAGTTGTTCTGTTTAGTTCTTTTTCACAAAGAGTATTCCTACAGTGTAATGACAATATAAGAAATATACTTCAATCATTTAGGCCATTCAaagttttttctatgtttagcGTCCGCGGGCGGATTGGTTttgagatgtaaaaaaaaacacaaaaaaaaaacaacacagtTGTTCATAAGTTAAATCGCTATTTCATATGTCGAGCTCAGGATCGCATTTTTAAATCCggatttgaaatcaaataaaacaacattcaaaatggaaCTCATATATCATTGTTACAAAAAAAAGGACATgggtttttttagggggggAACCCACTGATTATCTCTTTTTTCTAAATTCTCTTCATCTAACTTGATCAAACTTTAAGTCTAGTTTatcttaatttaattaatattcaaataagaAACACAAACTACCAGCCTATTCCAAAGTGATACGAACAATAATGTTAAATTGTGACGTGTTTGAGTTTTCGTTCCAGCATTATTCCAGAATCCTCTAGATGGTTGCTAAGCAGAGGTCGGGAACAGGAAGCGGAAGACATATTACGTCACGCAGCTAAGGTTAATAACAAGGAACTACCCGAAAAACTCTTTGACTACGAGGATTCGTTCGAAAATGACCGATGTGTTCCGATTTGGAAACTCTGTGTAACACCAACACTTCTGCTTAGATCTAccgtcatattttttaattggtaATATATACGCTTATGCTTTATATATGTAAACACCTGGtttgttttattcttttctaattatatttaaatacctatcttgttttgttaaaaaaatcaatcctATATTATTACAGGATGGTTGTCAGCATGTTGTTCTTTGGGTTGGCGCTAAATGTGGGAAATCTTGGAGGAGACATTTACATGAACTTCTTCTTGTCCAGTCTGGCGGAAGTTGTCGGCTACTCTACTCCATTGCTGGCGCTAAAGTGTTTGGGCCGGAAGCCAGTATACGTTGGGTCCCTTTTACTAGGTGGCGCTGCCTGCATTCTGACGATATTTCCGGTTCTTTATGGTGATACTAGTAAGTCAAAATTCCACCTTAATTAAGAAACTTTTATCGTGTGTTgaagagaaaatgaaaaaaaattacatctttTGGTTTTTACGAATGGTTAAGACCATTTCAGTATTTCAAAGTAACCAATTGTTAGAACCATTGTATTCAATTTGTGTAAAAATAACTGATCCGAAATTGAACTaatgacaaacaaaaaaacttcaccaaaaataatagaaaaaggTACGAATatgtttttgattaaaaaaaattggaggaAGAAAATGTTGACCAGGATTATCTGTCACAGTCCAATAACCCACGATTTATTTGAGTTTTTCTACTGCtgtttggtttgaacatattttatcgCGTCTGTGTTTGATGACCAAAGTTTTCTGGCATAGCCCATTAACATACAATTCATTTGAGGAGTGTACTGCTGTGTTTGTAGGTGTCCACTGGACGGTGGTGGGTCTGTCCATCCTGGGTAAGATTGGAGCCTCCACGGCCTTTGCCACCATCTACCTGTTCTCTGCCGAACTTTTCCCCACCGTGGTCAGAAACTCAGCAATGGGAGTCAGCTCCCTCAGTGCCAGGATTGGTGGGATGATCTCGCCTTATATAGCCATCATTGTAAGTCATTTGACTTTAGGCTTGATTGAAATATATCACGTTGTATGTGTATACCGACGTGAAATAAATTGTCAGTTGTTGCATGCAtgttatcatatattttttgtgaagttttataataattaaaaaaaataagtacagAAATGACCCAGAAACCATTTCAATACATTGCCCCTGCATTTGGGAACTTAATGTTCAAAttgatatttcttatttatattttaattttgaatttccttcAGAACGAGGTTGTGGGCGGGGACTTAGGCGTGGCAATGCCGCTTGTTGTGTTCGGTCTGTTTGCATTTGTGGCTGGTCTGTTGGCTCTGACACTTCCGGAAACAAAAGGGCGCCATTTACCGGAATCTATCAAAGACTCCATTAAATACACAGAgtaagtatatgtatatgactattatttaaaccaaGCTTTAAGTTAACTTATTGTCTTAATGCACGACAGTGAATGTGTAAAATTGACTAAACACTCGTTcgtaatttgtaatttattggTGTATTCGTCATTAACAGTCAAACTTTGATAGTGAGAGGAAATGACATCATTGATGCGTCATATCCGTTGACTTCACCAAAAGAGGGCGTGGCAGTTCAAGATGAGAAGTGAAGGCCAAGGTCAACGAATCTCCAACGATATCATACAGGCGTTTTGCATATATTTGGCATTATCCTTTTCTCGATATATAGGAAATTTTAATAGGTTGTAGACAGTTTTGATGTTTCCTATGTTAGAGTAGCTAAATCTTTATTTCTAAAGATGAACTTATTTTCATCTGTTTATATTATTAAGATTGACTATATTAGTCGTTATTTTCAGAATGGTTGGGTTTGGTAGAATCTATCCTTTTAtcattttggtttttgttttttgccaTTTTACTGCCAAACAGAGGGCATTCCTTCTATATTCTTATTTTCTCCTTTAATGGTGTTGGTTTCTATACTTCagataaaaaccacaaaaaaataCTGGATCTGTGGTCATATAACCGAAAGAGGGTGACATTTTTATTCAGTCTCTTTATTACCACTGACATTTAGGCCTATCACGGAAAAGTTGGAGACTGAGATCGAAAGTGAGCCTGTCTGGTTTTATGGCCCAAGGGTCTGACGCTAAAAACCATCAAAGCTTTTAAAACATTGAGACCCGCTGGTAACCTAGTGTTGTTATTTATAACAGAAGTTCTTCCACTAATTGATAACGCGTGGCTTCTGATTGctattttaaatctttattttacatactagaaaatcaaattttgtttttcaaaatctaagaatgttttaaaagaatatgGGTCATTAAGAATCTgtgaatttttgttattttgaacATTTACAAAACCAATCACAAAAAGGCATTGCTATATTTTTAAGCTTACAAATATGTTTGACCATATCAAGGCTATGGAATTGGTCTGGAATTTGTTGCTGTCAgcattttgaaatacatgtatgttatgtcATTTCTGTGAAATGTGATATTATGTCTATATAGGCAATTTAATATGCTGTATAAGCCTACTTTATCTAAAACATGTATGATGCCATAAACTTATCTTTATGCTACCAA from Magallana gigas chromosome 9, xbMagGiga1.1, whole genome shotgun sequence includes these protein-coding regions:
- the LOC105331456 gene encoding organic cation transporter protein encodes the protein MTYDSALRQVGEFGRYQKRIYLLLCLPIATCGMQVMVTVFILGVPRHRCAIWDNDTYAVQGPAHLSLINLSIPTAPDPLTYSQCDLYSYHSDNESDPADSSFVRKCSRWVYDQSDFLSTFVTEEDLVCHKKSYVTHTVMSFMAGFMVGAFVAGVVADTLGRKKGLLMSLALHIVPNIAVSFVGDLLTFMCLRFLSGASVGGLLAVTFTMIMELVGPSYRMITGIAIELFWAFGAIVLALLAYLIRDWRYLNLAVSVPALLFIPYICIIPESSRWLLSRGREQEAEDILRHAAKVNNKELPEKLFDYEDSFENDRCVPIWKLCVTPTLLLRSTVIFFNWMVVSMLFFGLALNVGNLGGDIYMNFFLSSLAEVVGYSTPLLALKCLGRKPVYVGSLLLGGAACILTIFPVLYGDTSVHWTVVGLSILGKIGASTAFATIYLFSAELFPTVVRNSAMGVSSLSARIGGMISPYIAIINEVVGGDLGVAMPLVVFGLFAFVAGLLALTLPETKGRHLPESIKDSIKYTDQTLIVRGNDIIDASYPLTSPKEGVAVQDEK